AGCCTGTCCAAATCGGATTGAAAAGTTACGTAGTGAGGAAGCTTGTAGTGATTGGCAAAGCCCATAGAATCAACGCTGTCTATGTGATAGAATACAAACTCGCTGTCTTCGGAAGGGTTCTTTGGCTCTTGCGTTTGCATAGCCTTATCCAAAACCGCCATGCATATAGCCTTAGTTTCATTGTGTCCAAAGCACGCACCGTATCCCAAAGAGAACTTAGGTATACCCTCTTGGCTCTCTATCTTAGCTACCAACTCTACCTCTGTAATCTTTACTTCTCCTACGTATATTTCCTCTCCTGTGTAAGGATGAAGCACGGTCACTGGCGCATAGCCCACCCTTAGCTCTGCTACGGTAGGATGTATGTCTCCGTAGCCCCTCATGTTGGAATAGGCAAGAAGCAAAAGTCCTCCCGTTTCTGCTCTGGCCATAGCTTGCAAAAGGGCACTTCTTGGAGGGGGGAAGCTACTTACTGCCTCTTTTGTAATATCCACAAACTCCGTGGATTGATGAGAGGGTGCTTCTACCACAAGCCCTTCTTTTCTGAGAATTTCTACAATCTTGGGAAACTCGGCAGGTAGATCTTCCTCTCCCAATTCACCTAAAAGCTCCTTCATAAACTTTTTCCTTTTATCTTCGTTTTCTTCCAAAAGCTCAAATCTAAACAGTCTAAGGCAGTAGTCTGAGGTGGGTCCCAAAATCTGTCCCCCTGGAATGTCTTTAAAAGCCGCGGAAATTCTCCTTATTATCCTCATTTTGTCCGTCTTGATGGGCAGGGAGTATCCTAAGCTGGGAAGAGTGTTTCTGCTGGCTCTCAGAATAAAAGAGGCTTCAAGGAGATCTCCTGCAGCCTGCTTGATAGCTAAGGCAGCGAGCTTTGGAGCGTAAAGGGACCCTTCAGACATAACCCTATCAACCAAGAAGTAAAGCTGTTCCACTATCTGATCAACAGATAGCAGTTTTGACTTTCCCTTAAGCCTTTGATACTCTAAAAGCTTACAGGCGTATTCTATGGCTTTTTCACCACCTCTAACCGCTACGTAACCCATTTTATAACACCTCCACCTTTACAGACCTGGGAATGCCTACGAGCATTCCCTTCTTATCAACAAAAAAGCAGTCTATTCCCAAGGGGAAAAGGTGATTCACTTGAGACAGAGTTAGGAACTCCTGCGGTGGCAGACCAAAAAGGCTGATCAGTCTTTCCCCTTTAACCCCCGGTCCGGACAATCTAAGAACAACACCACCTCCTATTCCTTCTTGCACTCCTTCAACCAAATAGATGACAGTGGCGGATTTTTCTGGGTTGCGAAGTTCTCCCACTTTAACATCCCAAAGCCTTTCTTGCAAAGCTTCCGTTGTTATTACAAAATCCGCCTCCTTCATAGGCAAAACTTTACTTCTGGTTAGCTTGATTATCCTTTCCTCTAAGAGTTTGCTGTTGGGACCTATCACACAGAAGCTGGTGTGCCCGTCTATGAGCGTAAGAGCTATGGAACCTAATGTCCAAAACTCATCACCTAAGAATTGGTAAAGTTCCTCTGAAAACTCAAGGCTTTGCACTGTGCCAGGAAAGCTCATTGCCCGTAAAAGACTTTTAAACACCTTCTGAGTGAAAAATACCTCTCTCTGCATGGCTTTACCTTTTTACCATTGTTTCAAATTGGACTTTGGTTTTTGCTATAAGCTTTCTCTCTTTTTCCCAGCTTTCTTCAATCTTTTTCTTTTCCTTACTCAAGAACCGGTAGAGTTTTTTCTTTAGGTTTTCCTCATCCGATTTAAAGATTGCTTCTAAGACAGCGACCGCAACAGCTTTTTCCTCTTCCTCTGCCAAAACCAAACCATAGCCCTCAATACCTTTATACTCTACCTCTGCTTCAAAGACCAGTGCCTCTCCCAAACAAAAATCTACACCAAAGCAATCTTTTGCCTTTATCATCAAACACCCAGGTTGTGGTCCCCTCTTTACCTTTACCTCCTCCATGGGCAAAATATTCAGAAGCCTTTTCAGGGCTCTTTTATCCATTTGAACAACCACTTCCCTGAAGTCCAGTTCCATCATACCAACCTCCTCCTCAGATAACCGGAAAAATAGTCTATGAGCACTAAGGTAAGTAGTATAACTAATATCATTACGGATACCTTTTCAAACTCAAGGAGTTTTATCCTCATCACAAGCTCAAAACCTATTCCCCCTGCCCCTACCACCCCCATTACGGTGGCAGCTCTTACGTTCCTGTCCAGTATGTAAAGATTGTAGCTATTGAAGAGTGGAAGGATCATGGGTATTACCGCATGTCTTATGGTCTGGGTTAGCCTGGCTCCTACAGCTTCTAAGGCTTCTATTGGTCTATAGTCCAAGTTCTCTATAGCTTCTGCGTAAAACTTAGACAAAAAGCCCGTCGTATGCAAGGCTATGGCCAAGACACCCGCAAAGGGACCAAGCCCCACTGCGCTAACAAAGATCAAAGCCATCACAAGTTCAGGTATAGCCCTCAAAAAGTTTGCTATTTCCCTTGCAACATTATTCACGAAGAAATTATTTATCAAATTTCTGGCCATAAGCATTCCCAAAGGAACGGACAGTAAAACCGCTATGGTTGTTCCGGTTATGCCGATAGCTACAGTTTCAAGCATGAGCAGGACGTAAGTTTTGAGCTCGCTAAAGTCAAATTTAAAAAACTCTCCAATCAAGGGCAGTAGATTTTTAAAACCTCTTACCAGCTCTGAAGTATCAATGGGTAAAAACTTCAAGGACACTAAGGCAACTATGATGGTAGATGCAAGTAGAATTAGGTCTTTGGTCTTTGTGTGGTAGGCCAAGAGCTTATACTGCTGTATATCTTCTCTTAGCTTGGCGGAAAGCCTGTCTATTAAGGAGATCACTAGCACTATCACTACAAGTATAGCTCCCACCTGAGGATAGTTAAAGGCTCTCATCTGGCTGTAAAGCTCAACTCCAAGGCCACCTGCTCCCACCACTCCTAAAACTATAGCCACTCTGATGTTGTGGTCTAAAAGGTATAGATTGTATCCAACGAAAAGGGGAAGTATCTGGGGTATTATGGCATGTCTAAAGACCGCAATGCTTCTGCTACCTGTAGATTGCAAAGCTTCCACGGGCTTTTGGTCTACGCTTTCTATTGCCTCCGAATAGAACTTGCCGAGAAGACCAACCGTAGAAATAGCAAGGGCTATAATTCCGGGCAAAGGTCCAACGCCAAAGGCTATAACCAAAATGAGTGCATAGAGAAGTTCTGGAATAGACCTTAAGAAATTCACCAGCCCGCGAAAGGTGTAATAAACAAGAAGGTTTGGTGAAGTGTTTCTGGCAGACAAAAAACCCACCGGAAGGGAAATAATGCTTCCTATTATGGTTCCCCAAAGACCTATGGCTACAGTCTGGAAAGTAAGATTTATTATGTTTTCCAGGTTACTAAACTGCGGTGGTATCATTTCCTCAATTAGAGCCAAGGAGTTGGAAAATCCCTCCACCAGGGCAAAGACGTCAAACTTTGAAAAGCTAAAGGAGTAGTAAAGGACTACTAAAAACAAGAGCCACCAAAGGTATTTGAAGGAAGGACTTGGAAGACTATACCTCAAAGTATACTTCCTCCAACTCTGTTTCGTAAAGCTCTCTTGCCATGTCTAAGCTAAAGTCTGACTGAGGTCCGTCAAAGTATAGCTTTCCATTCTTTAGTGCCACCACTCTGTTAAACTCTTGAACGTAGTAAAGATGATGAAGCACACAGATCAGGGTTATACCTTTTTCCGCACTTATTCTCAGAAGCAGGTTTATTATCTTTCTGCTTGTCCCTGGGTCTAAGTTGGAGATAGGTTCATCCGCAAGCAAGACCTCTGGGTCCTGCATAAGCGCCCTGGCTATGGCTACCCTTT
Above is a genomic segment from Thermocrinis jamiesonii containing:
- a CDS encoding carbon-phosphorus lyase complex subunit PhnI, translating into MGYVAVRGGEKAIEYACKLLEYQRLKGKSKLLSVDQIVEQLYFLVDRVMSEGSLYAPKLAALAIKQAAGDLLEASFILRASRNTLPSLGYSLPIKTDKMRIIRRISAAFKDIPGGQILGPTSDYCLRLFRFELLEENEDKRKKFMKELLGELGEEDLPAEFPKIVEILRKEGLVVEAPSHQSTEFVDITKEAVSSFPPPRSALLQAMARAETGGLLLLAYSNMRGYGDIHPTVAELRVGYAPVTVLHPYTGEEIYVGEVKITEVELVAKIESQEGIPKFSLGYGACFGHNETKAICMAVLDKAMQTQEPKNPSEDSEFVFYHIDSVDSMGFANHYKLPHYVTFQSDLDRLRKIQSQFMEVKNEA
- the phnH gene encoding phosphonate C-P lyase system protein PhnH, producing MQREVFFTQKVFKSLLRAMSFPGTVQSLEFSEELYQFLGDEFWTLGSIALTLIDGHTSFCVIGPNSKLLEERIIKLTRSKVLPMKEADFVITTEALQERLWDVKVGELRNPEKSATVIYLVEGVQEGIGGGVVLRLSGPGVKGERLISLFGLPPQEFLTLSQVNHLFPLGIDCFFVDKKGMLVGIPRSVKVEVL
- a CDS encoding phosphonate C-P lyase system protein PhnG; translated protein: MMELDFREVVVQMDKRALKRLLNILPMEEVKVKRGPQPGCLMIKAKDCFGVDFCLGEALVFEAEVEYKGIEGYGLVLAEEEEKAVAVAVLEAIFKSDEENLKKKLYRFLSKEKKKIEESWEKERKLIAKTKVQFETMVKR
- the phnE gene encoding phosphonate ABC transporter, permease protein PhnE — its product is MRYSLPSPSFKYLWWLLFLVVLYYSFSFSKFDVFALVEGFSNSLALIEEMIPPQFSNLENIINLTFQTVAIGLWGTIIGSIISLPVGFLSARNTSPNLLVYYTFRGLVNFLRSIPELLYALILVIAFGVGPLPGIIALAISTVGLLGKFYSEAIESVDQKPVEALQSTGSRSIAVFRHAIIPQILPLFVGYNLYLLDHNIRVAIVLGVVGAGGLGVELYSQMRAFNYPQVGAILVVIVLVISLIDRLSAKLREDIQQYKLLAYHTKTKDLILLASTIIVALVSLKFLPIDTSELVRGFKNLLPLIGEFFKFDFSELKTYVLLMLETVAIGITGTTIAVLLSVPLGMLMARNLINNFFVNNVAREIANFLRAIPELVMALIFVSAVGLGPFAGVLAIALHTTGFLSKFYAEAIENLDYRPIEALEAVGARLTQTIRHAVIPMILPLFNSYNLYILDRNVRAATVMGVVGAGGIGFELVMRIKLLEFEKVSVMILVILLTLVLIDYFSGYLRRRLV